From a region of the Actinomadura luzonensis genome:
- a CDS encoding DMT family transporter — translation MSTVSNGSPPRSREPLWAAAADLVAAAAISTTGVVSKGLLTSSLLIAAHRSWLCWFGILVVSRVLPRPGGPSALRHGLVGGSLFAVSTICFFAAIRLEPVVVPVFIGTMLPVLAVPMEMLRRRTLPPLRDALCGVATVLGVMLLVSGGRVASGVPGLLLSVGSLVAGTLYWLVSKRARDSGLTSLNYVKWTMAVSAAVLTVGAWSVRGPDIWPVADEVPALVWLAVASGVGQSLFAWGHAHLPVSVSAVLQLAVPVFAAPLSWIFLGETLTAVQMAGAALATGAIAVLVSKGA, via the coding sequence TTGTCGACAGTCTCGAACGGCTCGCCACCGCGTTCGCGTGAACCGTTGTGGGCAGCGGCCGCCGATCTCGTCGCCGCCGCGGCCATCAGCACGACGGGCGTGGTGTCGAAGGGCCTGCTCACCTCCTCCCTTCTGATCGCCGCGCACCGGAGCTGGCTGTGCTGGTTCGGCATCCTGGTGGTGAGCCGGGTCCTGCCACGGCCGGGCGGACCCTCCGCCCTGCGCCACGGTCTGGTGGGCGGCTCGCTGTTCGCGGTCAGCACGATCTGTTTCTTCGCCGCGATCCGGCTGGAGCCCGTGGTCGTCCCCGTCTTCATCGGGACCATGCTGCCGGTGCTGGCCGTGCCGATGGAGATGCTGCGGCGCCGTACGCTGCCACCGCTTCGTGACGCCCTCTGCGGCGTGGCGACGGTGCTCGGCGTGATGCTCCTGGTGTCCGGAGGACGCGTGGCGAGCGGTGTGCCGGGGCTGCTGCTCTCGGTGGGATCGCTCGTCGCGGGCACGCTGTACTGGCTGGTGTCCAAGCGGGCGAGGGACTCCGGGCTGACATCGCTGAACTACGTGAAGTGGACGATGGCGGTCTCGGCCGCGGTGCTGACCGTGGGCGCGTGGTCGGTTCGCGGACCGGACATCTGGCCCGTGGCCGACGAGGTGCCCGCCCTGGTCTGGCTCGCGGTGGCCTCCGGCGTGGGCCAGTCTCTGTTCGCCTGGGGACACGCGCACCTGCCGGTGAGCGTCTCGGCTGTGTTACAACTGGCCGTGCCCGTCTTCGCGGCTCCGCTGTCGTGGATCTTCCTGGGCGAGACACTGACCGCCGTCCAGATGGCCGGCGCGGCACTGGCCACGGGGGCCATCGCCGTACTCGTGAGCAAGGGGGCCTGA
- a CDS encoding HAD family hydrolase, whose protein sequence is MSVERENLDDQLRRCLCIGIDLDMTLIDTRAATAHALRRVNERHGFGIDVEAVVSNLGPPLKQELSRWVAAESLDEAVRCFREYFLTEGLSHLTPLPGALLLASLLRDGDRRLVVITSRIPPIATACLKACGLEVSAIAGNVAGREKGPAIKAHSAAVYVGDHTLDMAGAQEANVPGIGVTTGSHTSADLRAAGATWVVDSLERLATAFA, encoded by the coding sequence ATGAGTGTTGAGCGGGAGAACCTCGACGACCAGCTACGGCGCTGCCTCTGCATAGGCATCGACCTGGACATGACCCTCATCGACACCCGCGCGGCCACCGCCCACGCCCTCAGGAGGGTCAACGAACGCCACGGCTTCGGGATCGACGTGGAGGCCGTGGTCTCCAACCTCGGCCCGCCGCTCAAGCAGGAGCTGAGCCGCTGGGTCGCCGCCGAGAGCCTCGACGAGGCGGTCCGCTGCTTCCGCGAGTACTTCCTCACCGAGGGCCTGTCCCACCTCACCCCGCTGCCCGGAGCGCTCCTTCTGGCCTCGCTGCTGCGCGACGGCGATCGCCGGCTCGTGGTCATCACCTCCCGCATCCCGCCCATCGCCACGGCCTGTCTCAAGGCGTGCGGGCTGGAGGTGAGCGCCATCGCCGGCAACGTGGCCGGCCGCGAGAAGGGGCCGGCGATCAAGGCGCACAGCGCCGCCGTCTACGTCGGGGATCACACGCTCGACATGGCGGGAGCACAGGAGGCGAACGTGCCAGGAATCGGTGTGACGACCGGGTCGCACACGTCAGCGGACCTGCGAGCGGCGGGAGCGACCTGGGTTGTCGACAGTCTCGAACGGCTCGCCACCGCGTTCGCGTGA
- a CDS encoding LacI family DNA-binding transcriptional regulator has translation MAKLAGVSTSTVSRVLAHSRGVRADSKRKVEAAAAQLGYHHNAVARALRTRRSNTIGMLVPQISNPFFPALVEAIERRLQRENLELLLCGSQGDTEIEARRLNTLVERQVDGIIISPCDYRASEPAVRNALDRIRLIQVDRRVEGVVTDWVGVSDEAGFAQVVDHLVKLGRRKLVFVSSELTNYSAHTRLDAFTAALHKHGLSSALPPMLGSFEVEWGKAAAELLLPHLSDVDGIVCGNDAIALGMLRGLRAASVRVPGDVAVTGFDGISFAEISDPPLTTVHQRWETMADECVRVLLDPADHGPRNIAIMPILQVRESTVGS, from the coding sequence GTGGCGAAGCTGGCCGGAGTGTCCACCTCGACGGTCTCCCGTGTCCTGGCCCACTCTCGCGGGGTCCGCGCGGACTCCAAGCGAAAAGTGGAAGCAGCGGCAGCACAGCTCGGCTACCACCACAACGCCGTGGCGCGGGCCCTGCGCACGCGCCGTTCCAACACCATCGGCATGCTCGTCCCGCAGATCTCCAACCCGTTTTTCCCCGCCCTGGTCGAAGCCATCGAACGACGACTCCAGCGGGAGAACCTGGAACTGCTGCTGTGCGGCTCGCAGGGCGACACGGAGATCGAGGCGCGCCGACTGAACACGCTCGTCGAACGTCAGGTCGACGGGATCATCATCAGCCCGTGCGACTACCGGGCGAGCGAACCCGCCGTACGGAACGCCCTGGATCGGATCCGGCTCATCCAGGTCGACCGCCGCGTCGAGGGCGTGGTGACCGACTGGGTGGGCGTCTCCGACGAGGCCGGCTTCGCGCAGGTCGTCGATCACCTGGTGAAGCTGGGCCGCCGGAAACTGGTGTTCGTCAGCTCCGAGCTCACGAACTACTCCGCGCACACCCGCCTCGACGCCTTCACCGCCGCACTCCACAAGCACGGCCTGTCGTCGGCGCTGCCGCCCATGCTGGGCAGTTTCGAGGTCGAATGGGGCAAGGCGGCGGCGGAGCTCCTGCTCCCGCATCTCTCCGACGTGGACGGCATCGTCTGCGGCAACGACGCCATCGCGCTGGGGATGTTGCGCGGGCTCCGGGCGGCGAGCGTGCGGGTGCCGGGCGACGTCGCGGTCACCGGATTCGACGGCATCAGCTTCGCCGAGATCTCCGACCCGCCGCTCACCACCGTGCATCAGCGCTGGGAAACCATGGCGGACGAGTGCGTGCGCGTGCTGCTCGACCCGGCCGACCACGGGCCCAGGAACATCGCCATCATGCCGATCCTGCAAGTACGCGAATCCACCGTGGGGTCCTGA
- a CDS encoding integrase core domain-containing protein, translated as MYTVARRLLSLPALLLRRDVSKEAELLVLRHQNAVLRRQVPRVRYHPADRLWFAALSHLIPRQRWGKIFPITPATLLAWHRKLVTKKWDYSKRRHRGRPPTATAVKALSLRMAAENPRWGHRRIHGELTRLGHQIAASTVWNILNRAGIDPAPRRNGPTWKQFLTTQAEHIVAVDFMHVDTVSLNRLYALIMLEHGSRRVHLLGVTANPTGPWTAQAARNFLMNTDTDMTKLKFLIRDRGGQFTDAFDAVLADASLRVIKSPPQAPKANAHCERIIGTLRRELLDRMLILNEHHLRRTLTRYLQHYNTARPHRSIGQLSPSQAETSPPTPIDLADHRVHRRAGVGPVWWTPDLWGTLVPGRRSLLCRTTIRRSFAGRWWSWCARDGHRKSWPRSSSPPRSRSVPGCARPIWMTAAAKTA; from the coding sequence GTGTACACCGTCGCCCGGCGCCTGCTGTCCTTGCCCGCACTTCTGCTACGCCGCGATGTCTCCAAGGAAGCGGAACTGCTGGTGCTTCGGCATCAGAACGCGGTCCTACGCCGCCAGGTCCCACGGGTGCGGTACCACCCAGCCGATCGCCTGTGGTTCGCGGCGCTCTCGCACTTGATACCCCGTCAGCGCTGGGGGAAGATCTTCCCGATAACCCCGGCCACGCTGCTGGCCTGGCACCGCAAACTCGTGACGAAGAAGTGGGACTACAGCAAACGTCGCCATCGCGGACGGCCACCCACCGCGACCGCGGTCAAGGCACTCAGCCTGCGCATGGCCGCGGAGAACCCAAGGTGGGGACACCGGCGCATCCATGGCGAACTAACCCGCCTCGGCCACCAGATCGCCGCCTCCACCGTCTGGAACATCCTCAACCGGGCCGGGATCGACCCCGCCCCGCGCCGCAACGGGCCAACGTGGAAGCAGTTCCTGACCACCCAAGCCGAGCACATCGTCGCCGTTGACTTCATGCATGTGGACACCGTCAGCCTCAATCGCCTGTATGCCCTGATCATGCTCGAACACGGCAGCCGCCGCGTCCACCTGCTCGGCGTCACCGCTAACCCCACCGGCCCATGGACCGCCCAGGCCGCCCGCAACTTCCTGATGAACACCGACACCGACATGACGAAGCTGAAGTTCCTGATCCGCGACCGTGGCGGCCAATTCACCGATGCCTTCGACGCGGTGTTGGCCGATGCCAGCCTGCGGGTCATCAAGAGCCCACCGCAGGCCCCGAAAGCGAACGCACACTGCGAAAGGATCATCGGCACCCTACGCCGCGAACTCCTGGACAGGATGCTCATCCTCAACGAGCACCATCTACGCCGAACCCTCACCCGCTACCTGCAGCACTACAACACGGCCCGACCTCACCGCAGCATCGGGCAGCTGTCCCCATCACAAGCCGAAACAAGCCCGCCAACCCCCATCGACCTGGCCGACCACCGCGTCCACCGCAGAGCTGGAGTTGGCCCGGTTTGGTGGACACCTGATCTCTGGGGAACCCTGGTTCCCGGAAGAAGGAGTCTGCTGTGCCGAACAACTATCCGCCGGAGTTTCGCCGGCAGATGGTGGAGCTGGTGCGCGCGGGACGGACACCGGAAGAGCTGGCCAAGGAGTTCCAGCCCTCCGCGCAGTCGATCCGTACCTGGGTGCGCCAGGCCGATCTGGATGACGGCCGCCGCCAAGACGGCCTGA
- a CDS encoding glutamine amidotransferase, with protein MTRILVAGESWVSQTTHYKGFDSFTSVTFHTGIEPFANALTSRGLVVDHLPAHEVPERFPRTADELSAWDVVILSDIGANSLLLHPDTWQGGHRTPNRLFALAEWVRGGGGLAMAGGYLSFQGFEGKAFFHGTPVEDVLPCVISSYDDRVEVPDGVESKTVDDAHVIVSGVRGPWPALLGYNRFGLKDDAVLLAEINSDPLLAVRQVGRGRTLAWASDIAPHWCTQDFMDWDGYPVLFANACRWLAGSE; from the coding sequence ATGACCAGAATTCTCGTCGCTGGTGAGTCATGGGTGAGCCAGACGACCCATTACAAGGGGTTCGACTCGTTCACCTCGGTCACCTTTCACACCGGCATCGAGCCGTTCGCGAACGCGCTGACCTCTCGCGGCCTTGTCGTGGACCATCTGCCCGCCCACGAGGTCCCAGAACGATTTCCCCGCACCGCCGATGAGTTGTCGGCGTGGGACGTGGTCATCCTCTCCGACATCGGCGCCAACAGCCTGTTGCTCCACCCCGATACCTGGCAGGGCGGGCACAGGACGCCGAACCGCCTGTTCGCGCTGGCCGAGTGGGTTCGCGGGGGTGGCGGGCTGGCCATGGCGGGCGGGTACCTGAGCTTCCAGGGGTTCGAAGGCAAGGCGTTCTTCCACGGGACCCCGGTGGAGGACGTGCTGCCCTGCGTGATCTCGTCGTACGACGACCGTGTGGAGGTTCCCGACGGCGTCGAGTCGAAGACGGTCGACGACGCTCACGTCATCGTCTCGGGCGTGCGCGGGCCATGGCCCGCGCTGCTGGGATACAACCGCTTCGGGCTCAAGGACGACGCCGTCCTGCTCGCGGAGATCAACAGTGATCCCCTCCTGGCCGTGCGCCAGGTCGGCCGGGGCCGGACGCTCGCCTGGGCCTCGGACATCGCGCCGCATTGGTGCACCCAGGACTTCATGGACTGGGACGGATACCCCGTACTGTTCGCCAACGCCTGCCGCTGGCTCGCGGGGAGTGAGTGA
- the pgeF gene encoding peptidoglycan editing factor PgeF: MLRAGDVRMMFTDRHDVVSIPPEEVARLGPKAREAVVNGRAAVAERLRLSPDRVVYLRQVHGADVGYVTGPFGQDPPPLDGACTDQAGLGLAVLVADCVPLLAADPEAGVIGVAHAGRMGTTAGIVGSLITAMTARGAAASRTVVLIGPSICGSCYEVSPEVRARTAAVAPEAMCTTRWGTPGVDLRAAITGQLHGLGVRDIRHDRRCTMETASLYSYRREGPTGDFAGYVWRPDRSSLTRSRNAV; this comes from the coding sequence GTGCTGCGGGCTGGAGACGTGCGCATGATGTTCACCGACCGCCACGACGTGGTCAGCATCCCGCCGGAGGAGGTCGCACGGCTCGGCCCGAAGGCGCGGGAGGCGGTCGTGAACGGCAGGGCCGCGGTCGCCGAACGGCTGCGTCTGTCGCCTGACCGCGTCGTCTACCTGCGCCAGGTTCACGGCGCCGACGTCGGATACGTCACCGGACCGTTCGGCCAGGATCCTCCGCCGCTGGACGGGGCCTGCACGGATCAGGCAGGGCTCGGGCTCGCGGTGCTGGTGGCCGACTGCGTCCCGCTGCTGGCGGCCGACCCGGAGGCAGGCGTCATCGGTGTCGCGCACGCCGGGCGCATGGGGACCACGGCCGGCATCGTCGGATCGCTGATCACGGCGATGACAGCCCGGGGCGCGGCCGCCTCACGCACGGTCGTGCTCATAGGCCCTTCCATCTGCGGCTCGTGTTACGAGGTCTCGCCGGAGGTCCGCGCCCGGACGGCGGCCGTGGCGCCGGAGGCGATGTGCACGACGCGCTGGGGCACGCCCGGCGTGGACCTGCGTGCCGCGATCACCGGTCAGCTCCACGGCCTGGGTGTCCGGGACATACGCCATGACCGGCGTTGCACGATGGAGACCGCCTCGCTCTACTCCTATCGGAGGGAAGGACCGACCGGCGACTTCGCCGGTTACGTCTGGCGCCCTGACCGCAGCTCTCTCACCAGGTCGAGAAACGCCGTGTAG
- a CDS encoding MurT ligase domain-containing protein, which yields MSGRVVLALAPGALRRLTAGKDVVLVSGTNGKTTTTRLIAEMLTEVGRVASNDTGANMPAGLVTAMISERRFDYAVLEVDERYLRTVCRQTAPKVVVLLNLSRDQLDRNPETAQVARSWREMSHEVRTTVVANCDDPQIYWAASSFPAVTWVAAGTAWPHDSWCCPSCGASLSRVADLGHWSCQGCTLARPRPHWRLGTRSVTFTPEKTTFALKVALPGRANLANAAMALAAATSLGHAPELMARRLERVRSIAGRYEVVRFLGRRVRLLLAKNPASWGETFETISTSAAVLIVLNARVLDGRDTSWIWDVDFRELRGQAVYISGERRHDLAVRLDIADVEFKIVSSLEEACRLAPLGQLDMVANYTAFLDLVRELRSGRQT from the coding sequence GTGTCGGGCCGGGTTGTGCTGGCCCTGGCCCCCGGCGCGTTGAGACGGCTCACCGCGGGCAAGGACGTCGTGCTCGTGAGCGGCACCAACGGGAAGACGACCACGACTCGGTTGATCGCCGAGATGCTGACCGAGGTCGGCCGCGTGGCGAGCAACGACACCGGCGCGAACATGCCCGCCGGCCTGGTCACGGCGATGATCTCCGAGCGGCGTTTCGACTACGCGGTGCTGGAGGTCGACGAGCGATATCTGCGCACCGTCTGCCGCCAGACCGCTCCCAAGGTGGTCGTGCTGCTCAATCTCAGCCGAGACCAACTCGACCGGAACCCGGAGACCGCCCAGGTGGCACGGAGTTGGCGCGAGATGTCACACGAGGTCCGCACGACGGTGGTGGCCAATTGCGACGACCCGCAGATCTATTGGGCGGCCTCGTCCTTTCCGGCCGTGACCTGGGTAGCCGCCGGGACGGCGTGGCCGCACGACTCGTGGTGCTGCCCGTCCTGCGGTGCATCGCTGAGCCGGGTCGCGGACCTGGGACACTGGTCTTGCCAAGGCTGTACCCTCGCGCGACCCCGGCCCCATTGGCGGCTCGGGACGCGTTCCGTGACGTTCACGCCGGAGAAGACGACCTTCGCCCTCAAGGTGGCGCTCCCGGGACGGGCCAACCTGGCCAACGCCGCGATGGCCCTGGCCGCGGCCACCTCGCTCGGCCACGCGCCGGAGCTCATGGCCCGCAGGCTGGAGCGAGTGCGCTCGATCGCCGGGCGCTACGAGGTGGTGCGATTCCTGGGCCGGCGCGTCCGACTTCTCCTGGCCAAGAATCCCGCGAGCTGGGGGGAGACGTTCGAGACGATCAGCACATCCGCGGCCGTCCTGATCGTGCTCAACGCCAGGGTCCTGGATGGCAGGGACACCTCGTGGATCTGGGACGTCGACTTCCGCGAGCTCCGAGGCCAGGCCGTCTACATCAGTGGTGAGCGGCGGCACGACCTGGCCGTCAGACTCGACATCGCTGACGTGGAGTTCAAGATCGTCTCCTCGCTGGAGGAGGCGTGCAGGCTCGCGCCGCTCGGGCAGCTGGACATGGTCGCGAACTACACGGCGTTTCTCGACCTGGTGAGAGAGCTGCGGTCAGGGCGCCAGACGTAA
- a CDS encoding sulfatase-like hydrolase/transferase, with product MSAMVSIADVMSDRPWPNIVVITVDSCRFDSAALARTPTLDSLGPLRRAVTPGVFTLPAHMAFFSGYFPNVMELPHLDYYSREMRQLWRLSRAKQKSRDSYHLQLEGDTLWEGFRKAGYHLLGAGGVRWFLTKTLTQGFDEFLFRGPNDYSDWFAQRGPEDFALAHPDELVERLPSDRPWFLFVNALETHAPYNNGLTQQSPEIAEIIARGAPIWAGRTRRGLHVELGPSDYKALHLAQVAAVEAVDQRLATLFDMLPKPFIALVCADHGESFGEGGNWGHGFPAEPVNNVPLWVGAVG from the coding sequence ATGTCAGCCATGGTCTCCATTGCCGACGTGATGAGCGATCGGCCGTGGCCGAACATCGTCGTCATCACCGTGGACTCCTGCCGGTTCGACTCAGCTGCGCTGGCCAGGACCCCCACGCTCGACTCGCTTGGTCCGCTCCGCCGGGCGGTGACGCCAGGCGTCTTCACACTGCCCGCACATATGGCGTTCTTCTCCGGTTACTTCCCGAACGTCATGGAACTGCCGCATCTCGACTATTACTCCCGGGAGATGCGGCAGCTCTGGCGGCTCAGCCGTGCCAAGCAGAAATCCCGCGACAGCTACCACCTCCAGCTTGAGGGCGACACCCTGTGGGAGGGCTTCCGCAAGGCGGGCTACCACCTCCTGGGCGCGGGAGGTGTGCGCTGGTTCCTCACCAAGACCCTCACCCAGGGCTTCGACGAATTCCTGTTCCGCGGCCCCAACGACTACTCCGACTGGTTCGCGCAGCGCGGTCCCGAGGACTTCGCGCTCGCCCACCCGGACGAACTCGTCGAACGCCTGCCGTCCGACCGGCCCTGGTTCCTGTTCGTGAACGCGCTCGAGACGCACGCGCCGTACAACAACGGGCTGACGCAGCAGTCCCCGGAGATCGCCGAGATCATCGCCAGAGGAGCTCCCATCTGGGCCGGCCGGACCCGGCGCGGCCTGCACGTCGAGCTCGGGCCTAGCGACTACAAAGCCCTACATCTGGCGCAGGTGGCGGCGGTGGAGGCCGTGGACCAACGGCTGGCCACGCTGTTCGACATGCTGCCCAAGCCCTTCATCGCCCTGGTCTGCGCTGACCACGGCGAGTCGTTCGGCGAGGGCGGGAACTGGGGCCATGGCTTCCCCGCCGAACCGGTCAACAACGTGCCCCTCTGGGTCGGAGCGGTGGGATGA
- a CDS encoding phosphotriesterase family protein yields MTVTGAIDAGDLGVTLMHEHLINDCTSCWNPPAPDDLTGQEIAAGPVRMSYLGRLRNDPFLSLDNCRLDDVGLVSAELARFAEAGGASVVEQTCSGIGRDPGALARIARNTGLNIIMGCGFYLEASHPAQVRGMTAVDVADHLEQEISEGVNGVRPGIIGEIGVSAAFTQEEEKVLRGAAIAQRRTGLPLSIHLPGWERHGGRVLDVVAEEGASLEATVLCHLNPSMRDVDYQHDLADRGAWIEYDMVGLEFYFADQAAQSPSDEDNARAIVELVRAGYAGRLLLSSDVFLKTMLVRYGGYGYAHLLTAFAQRLTRHGLTADDLTRLLIRNPAAVFQATVKETTDDQNSRRW; encoded by the coding sequence ATGACGGTGACCGGCGCGATCGACGCCGGCGATCTCGGGGTCACGCTCATGCACGAGCATCTGATCAACGACTGCACGTCGTGCTGGAACCCTCCGGCTCCGGACGACCTGACCGGGCAGGAGATCGCCGCCGGTCCCGTACGCATGTCGTACCTGGGACGGTTGCGCAACGACCCCTTCCTGTCCCTCGACAACTGCCGGCTGGACGACGTCGGCCTGGTGAGTGCGGAGCTGGCTCGGTTCGCCGAGGCCGGCGGAGCCAGCGTCGTCGAGCAGACGTGCAGCGGCATCGGGCGCGACCCCGGCGCCTTGGCCCGCATAGCGCGGAACACAGGGCTCAACATCATCATGGGCTGCGGCTTCTATCTCGAGGCCAGTCATCCCGCCCAGGTCCGGGGAATGACCGCGGTGGACGTCGCCGACCATCTGGAACAGGAGATCAGCGAGGGAGTGAACGGCGTACGCCCCGGCATCATCGGCGAGATCGGGGTGTCGGCCGCCTTCACCCAAGAAGAGGAGAAGGTGCTACGGGGAGCCGCCATCGCCCAGCGGCGCACCGGCCTGCCGCTCTCGATCCACCTGCCGGGCTGGGAACGGCATGGCGGCCGCGTGCTGGACGTCGTCGCCGAGGAGGGCGCCTCGCTGGAGGCCACCGTGCTGTGCCATCTCAATCCCAGCATGCGGGACGTGGACTACCAGCACGACCTCGCGGACCGCGGCGCCTGGATCGAGTACGACATGGTCGGCCTCGAGTTCTACTTCGCCGACCAGGCCGCGCAGTCGCCGTCCGACGAGGACAACGCGCGTGCCATCGTGGAACTGGTCCGCGCCGGCTACGCCGGCAGATTACTGCTGTCCAGCGACGTCTTCCTCAAGACGATGCTGGTCCGCTACGGCGGCTACGGGTACGCGCACCTGCTCACCGCCTTCGCACAGCGGCTCACCCGGCACGGCCTCACCGCCGACGACCTCACCCGGCTTCTCATACGCAATCCCGCGGCGGTGTTCCAGGCCACGGTGAAGGAGACAACAGATGACCAGAATTCTCGTCGCTGGTGA
- a CDS encoding glycosyltransferase family 4 protein has translation MHVAFVATPDLSYVSGSSLSLRYTVEALGRRGVVCTVLCQYAPKAAPAPNVRYLELPMPLDYQVITDSTPSSSDLSACLTMLTNELAGLPGVDVVHAVYGTFTGVAAALAGALARVPVAITTFGRDVILGAEVDDRYRRLMKIAYGYADLVIASDDTVSELVARDYAPRARHRVLPPGVNFALLRGVGQAASPRSPGKRILTVHSSFNQAKGLGVLVDAYALLRAQIPEAELIVVGHDDTPEKHIEAAIRRQIRERGVEDGVRFLGHLTHEKVAETMTTCDVLVDPRVINSFSSCVYEAMTLNLPVVASDRACNRDALAEGERGVLTRTGDPEDLARGIVSVLRDPAEATELRTAAAKHIEKAETEYGADVVAEALHGMYTELTGTVSR, from the coding sequence ATGCATGTCGCGTTCGTCGCCACTCCAGACCTCAGCTATGTGAGCGGCAGCAGCCTCTCACTGCGCTACACCGTGGAAGCCCTGGGACGCCGAGGGGTCGTGTGCACGGTGCTGTGCCAGTACGCGCCGAAGGCGGCCCCGGCACCGAACGTCCGATACCTAGAACTGCCCATGCCGCTGGACTACCAGGTGATCACTGACAGCACGCCGTCCTCGTCGGATCTGTCGGCCTGCCTCACCATGCTGACCAACGAGCTGGCGGGCTTACCGGGCGTCGATGTGGTCCATGCCGTCTACGGCACGTTCACCGGGGTGGCCGCGGCCCTGGCGGGCGCCCTCGCCCGGGTCCCCGTCGCCATCACGACCTTCGGCCGTGACGTCATCCTGGGCGCCGAGGTCGACGACAGGTACCGAAGGCTCATGAAGATCGCCTACGGCTACGCCGACCTGGTGATCGCCTCGGACGACACCGTGTCAGAACTCGTCGCCCGGGACTATGCGCCGCGGGCGCGTCACCGGGTGCTGCCGCCCGGGGTGAACTTCGCCCTGCTCCGCGGGGTGGGACAGGCGGCCTCACCGCGTTCGCCGGGGAAACGCATCCTGACCGTGCACAGCTCGTTCAACCAGGCGAAGGGGCTGGGCGTCCTCGTGGATGCGTACGCCCTGCTGCGCGCGCAGATCCCGGAGGCGGAGCTGATCGTGGTCGGTCACGACGACACCCCGGAGAAGCACATCGAGGCGGCCATCCGCCGTCAGATCCGGGAGCGTGGGGTCGAGGACGGCGTGCGCTTCCTCGGCCACCTGACGCACGAGAAGGTCGCCGAGACCATGACCACCTGTGACGTGCTGGTCGATCCGCGCGTGATCAACAGCTTCAGCTCCTGCGTCTACGAGGCCATGACGCTCAACCTCCCGGTGGTCGCCTCGGACCGCGCCTGCAACAGGGACGCGCTGGCCGAAGGAGAACGCGGAGTGCTGACGCGCACCGGGGATCCCGAGGATCTGGCGCGCGGCATCGTCTCCGTGCTCCGCGACCCCGCCGAGGCCACCGAACTGCGTACGGCGGCGGCCAAGCACATCGAGAAGGCGGAGACCGAGTACGGTGCCGACGTGGTCGCGGAAGCGCTGCACGGCATGTACACGGAACTGACGGGGACGGTGTCACGATGA
- a CDS encoding IS3 family transposase (programmed frameshift), with product MRAGRTPEELAKEFQPSAQSIRTWVRQADLDDGRRQDGLTSVEKDELARLRRENKILREEKEILRKAGGFLRAGDGSAEMKFRLIHAEKDHHEVSLLARVLGVSRQGYYAWAARQQRGPSARARRDAELTEQIRRHHRASDEIYGAPRIHADLRELDGIRVGRKPVARLMRTAGLAGVSRRRGCRTTIADRQAIAASDLVKRKFTTAEPNRVWTADITYVPTWQGFVYLAVVLDVFSRRIVGWAMAEHMRTELVTDALAMALHQRRPAAGVIHHSDKGSQYTSIAFGRRCEQAGVRPSTGRTGTCFDNAITESFFASLECELIDRRTFHTRSQAQRALFSYIEGFYNPRRRHSANGQLSPAEYERRHTLNNAKDLDYAAA from the exons GTGCGCGCGGGACGGACACCGGAAGAGCTGGCCAAGGAGTTCCAGCCCTCCGCGCAGTCGATCCGTACCTGGGTGCGCCAGGCCGATCTGGATGACGGCCGCCGCCAAGACGGCCTGACCAGCGTCGAGAAGGACGAGCTGGCCCGGCTGCGCCGGGAGAACAAGATCCTCCGCGAGGAGAAGGAGATCTTGCGCAAGGCCG GCGGCTTTCTTCGCGCGGGAGACGGATCTGCCGAGATGAAGTTCCGGCTGATCCATGCGGAGAAGGACCACCACGAGGTCTCCCTGCTGGCCCGGGTGCTGGGTGTGTCGCGCCAGGGCTACTACGCCTGGGCCGCCCGGCAGCAGCGCGGCCCGTCCGCACGAGCCCGCCGCGACGCCGAGCTGACCGAACAGATCCGCCGGCACCACCGGGCATCCGATGAGATCTACGGGGCGCCGCGCATCCACGCCGACCTGCGCGAGCTCGACGGGATCCGGGTCGGTCGCAAGCCAGTGGCCCGGCTGATGCGCACCGCCGGGCTGGCCGGGGTGAGCCGGCGCAGGGGCTGTCGCACCACCATCGCCGACCGGCAAGCGATCGCCGCGTCCGACCTGGTGAAGCGGAAGTTCACCACGGCCGAGCCGAACCGGGTCTGGACGGCCGACATCACGTACGTGCCGACCTGGCAGGGCTTCGTCTATCTGGCGGTGGTGCTGGACGTGTTCTCCCGCCGGATCGTCGGCTGGGCGATGGCCGAACACATGCGCACCGAGCTGGTGACCGACGCGCTGGCGATGGCCCTGCACCAGCGCCGCCCTGCGGCCGGGGTGATTCACCACAGCGACAAGGGCAGCCAGTACACCTCGATCGCCTTCGGCCGGCGCTGTGAGCAGGCCGGCGTCCGCCCATCGACAGGCCGCACCGGAACCTGCTTCGACAATGCGATCACCGAGAGCTTCTTCGCCTCGCTGGAGTGCGAACTGATCGACCGGCGTACCTTCCACACCAGGTCACAAGCCCAACGAGCCCTGTTCAGCTACATCGAGGGCTTCTATAACCCGCGCCGCCGCCACTCCGCCAACGGCCAGCTCAGCCCCGCCGAATACGAACGCCGACACACGCTCAATAACGCCAAAGACCTCGACTATGCTGCCGCGTAG